From Citricoccus sp. SGAir0253, a single genomic window includes:
- a CDS encoding zinc-binding alcohol dehydrogenase: protein MSTRRNLIVPARGRIEIVDEEVPAVPEGGLLLETVATGLSAGTELAFVKGDHPGLHSRLDPELGLFHRGVPEQGYPVRRLGYMEVARVVRSCTPAFRDGDVLAAAYGHATAHVADPVTEHLVPLPGDLDPLLGVFVAHFGPICANGLLHAAADAGPVTALGDGVAGRLVLVTGAGPIGLLTALFARFLGAREVAVADADPRRRALAERLGFLPLDLEDDPGRTLKTRWRHGTGDHGADVVFQCRGKPRALQAALRSVRPQGTVVDLAFYTEGADAVRLGEEFHHNGLSLRCAQIGRVPRGLAHDWDRHRLSAETLRLLDAHAPEVREHLITDVEDFEEAPALMGEVAARRRHVLTAVFLTGAGSR, encoded by the coding sequence GTGAGCACGCGCCGCAACCTCATCGTCCCGGCCCGGGGGCGGATCGAGATCGTCGACGAGGAGGTCCCGGCGGTCCCGGAGGGTGGCCTGCTGCTCGAGACGGTCGCCACCGGCCTGTCCGCCGGCACGGAGCTCGCCTTCGTCAAGGGCGACCATCCCGGCCTGCACTCACGGCTCGACCCGGAGCTGGGCCTGTTCCACCGCGGCGTGCCCGAGCAGGGCTACCCGGTGCGCCGGCTCGGCTACATGGAGGTCGCCCGCGTGGTGCGGTCGTGCACGCCCGCCTTCCGGGACGGTGACGTCCTGGCCGCCGCCTATGGCCACGCGACCGCGCACGTGGCGGACCCCGTGACGGAGCACCTCGTGCCGCTGCCCGGGGACCTCGACCCGCTGCTGGGCGTGTTCGTGGCCCACTTCGGGCCGATCTGCGCCAACGGGCTGCTGCACGCCGCCGCGGACGCCGGGCCGGTGACGGCCCTCGGGGACGGGGTGGCGGGGCGGCTCGTGCTCGTCACGGGAGCGGGCCCGATCGGCCTGCTCACCGCCCTGTTCGCACGCTTCCTCGGGGCCCGGGAGGTGGCCGTGGCCGACGCCGACCCGCGGCGCCGCGCCCTGGCGGAGCGGCTCGGCTTCCTGCCGCTGGACCTGGAGGACGACCCGGGGCGGACGCTGAAGACCCGGTGGCGGCACGGAACGGGCGACCACGGGGCGGACGTGGTGTTCCAGTGCCGCGGCAAGCCCCGGGCCCTGCAGGCGGCGCTGCGCTCGGTGCGGCCGCAGGGCACCGTGGTGGACCTGGCGTTCTATACCGAGGGAGCCGACGCCGTGCGGCTGGGGGAGGAGTTCCACCACAACGGCCTGAGCCTGCGGTGCGCCCAGATCGGGCGGGTGCCGCGGGGGCTGGCCCACGACTGGGACCGGCACCGGCTCTCGGCCGAGACCCTCCGGCTGCTGGATGCCCACGCGCCCGAGGTGCGCGAGCACCTCATCACGGACGTGGAGGACTTCGAGGAGGCACCCGCGCTCATGGGGGAGGTCGCGGCGCGGCGGCGGCACGTGCTCACCGCCGTCTTCCTCACCGGGGCGGGGAGCCGGTGA
- a CDS encoding glycosyltransferase — translation MSGLRVLVNAGPWLPVPPQGYGGIETVVATLVPELRRAGAHVTLATVGPSTLEADDHLRVLDEPALPSIAMPYNRVSGIAHAHMQGIVEALRDGGRWDVVHDHLEVVGPSVLGAMGRSAPPTLQTLHWDLRKHPEFYSRFRGHGRVCFAAVSASQLERAPRNLRDQTLGVVPLAAPAGTEVDVAPGDHALVLARITADKGQDLAARACRRAGVPLVLAGPVAGVGDPAELERRLADGDEALTGHPDVRYWLEAVRPLVDGTAVRWIGGVAGEEKERVLRSARVLLAPNRWAEPGATGVVEALSRGVPVVGTPLGVLPSLVQDGRTGFLAADEDGLAAALERTGELDPQACRDAARQWTPAGMARRYLDLYERLLEANRP, via the coding sequence ATGAGCGGCCTGCGCGTCCTCGTCAACGCCGGCCCCTGGCTCCCCGTCCCGCCGCAGGGCTACGGGGGGATCGAGACGGTGGTGGCCACGCTCGTCCCGGAGCTCCGCCGGGCGGGCGCGCACGTCACCCTGGCTACCGTGGGCCCCTCCACGCTCGAGGCCGACGACCACCTGCGGGTGCTGGACGAGCCGGCCCTCCCCTCCATCGCGATGCCCTACAACCGGGTCTCCGGCATCGCCCACGCCCACATGCAGGGCATCGTCGAGGCGTTGCGGGACGGGGGCCGGTGGGACGTGGTCCACGACCACCTGGAGGTCGTGGGCCCCTCCGTGCTGGGGGCCATGGGGCGGTCGGCGCCGCCGACGCTGCAGACCCTGCACTGGGACCTGCGCAAGCACCCGGAGTTCTACTCCCGCTTCCGCGGACACGGCCGGGTGTGCTTCGCCGCCGTCTCCGCCTCCCAGCTCGAGCGGGCGCCGCGGAACCTGCGGGACCAGACGCTCGGGGTCGTGCCCCTGGCGGCCCCCGCGGGCACGGAGGTGGACGTGGCCCCGGGGGACCACGCCCTGGTGCTGGCCCGCATCACCGCGGACAAGGGCCAGGACCTGGCCGCCCGTGCCTGCCGCCGGGCGGGGGTGCCGCTGGTGCTGGCCGGACCGGTGGCCGGCGTCGGGGACCCGGCGGAACTCGAGCGCCGGCTGGCGGACGGCGACGAGGCCCTCACCGGCCACCCGGACGTGCGGTACTGGCTGGAGGCGGTCCGGCCGCTGGTGGACGGGACGGCGGTGCGGTGGATCGGCGGCGTCGCGGGCGAGGAGAAGGAGCGGGTCCTGCGCTCGGCCCGCGTCCTGCTGGCGCCGAACCGGTGGGCCGAGCCGGGTGCCACCGGCGTCGTCGAGGCCCTGTCCCGGGGGGTGCCGGTGGTCGGGACGCCCCTGGGCGTGTTGCCCTCGCTCGTGCAGGACGGGCGCACGGGCTTCCTCGCCGCCGACGAGGACGGGCTGGCCGCCGCGCTGGAACGCACCGGCGAGCTCGACCCCCAGGCCTGCCGGGACGCCGCCCGCCAGTGGACGCCGGCCGGGATGGCCCGTCGGTACCTGGACCTGTACGAGCGGCTCCTGGAGGCGAACCGGCCATGA
- a CDS encoding AarF/ABC1/UbiB kinase family protein has translation METFLGELGTVGHWLGSVLGALVGLVLLVAMAWLIATAVRRVLGVPVGWFRSVLVALLMVLSTNVVFDTVIRQVTGGDRGVLSESSVPAALVLVLIALLWIFGLGTALLMILEMVVPTGMLPNPVTWAAGLRSGWARNRRYRQVVGVFLRHGLGANLRGLGRRADDQGSWATTARALRRALEDSGITFVKLGQNLSARSDLLPEEVIRELSRLQSEVAPEPWGSIRGALSRSLGRDPLEVFDWVDEQPLAAASVAQVHRARLRDGTEVVLKVQRPGAVEEVTRDTDIVVRICRWLQHNTTWGKSLRILDLGRGFTRSLAEELDYHGEAANMRDMAAALSGHNIAVPAVYPEYSSRRLLVMDYLPGTPVGRAGPRLDALGPSVRRRLARELATSVMRQIMDDGIFHADLHPGNVMLLGEAQYTRLGLLDFGSVGRLDPRSQQQLVMVFASIERNDARLLSDALVELLGRPDQLDDRHLEREVGELLVRYRGGLRGGSASRLFGSLMRLILDHRFAVPKEVAAALRSLGGMEGTLKLIDPELEVVEAARELGAEMLRDRFSPGSLKDTATTALLDVLPIAAQLPRRVNRIADDLQAGRLSVNVRLLGDRDDRRYVTWLFQQVVVSILAGFCVLGGIVLLAFGEGGPAMTTYMTWHTAFGYIVLFAGFVLSLRTVALVMQRPGPEETPE, from the coding sequence GTGGAGACGTTTCTCGGAGAGTTGGGGACCGTGGGTCACTGGCTGGGCTCCGTCCTCGGCGCGCTCGTGGGTCTCGTCCTGCTGGTGGCGATGGCGTGGCTGATCGCCACCGCGGTGCGCCGCGTCCTCGGCGTGCCCGTCGGCTGGTTCCGCTCGGTGCTCGTGGCCCTGCTCATGGTGCTGAGCACCAACGTGGTCTTCGACACGGTGATCCGCCAGGTCACGGGCGGGGACCGGGGGGTGCTGTCCGAGTCCTCCGTCCCGGCGGCCCTGGTGCTCGTGCTCATCGCGCTGCTGTGGATCTTCGGCCTCGGCACGGCCCTGCTGATGATCCTGGAGATGGTGGTCCCCACCGGCATGCTGCCCAACCCCGTCACGTGGGCCGCCGGCTTGCGCAGCGGCTGGGCCCGCAACCGGCGCTACCGCCAGGTGGTCGGCGTGTTCCTGCGCCACGGCCTCGGGGCGAACCTGCGCGGGCTCGGCCGGCGCGCGGACGACCAGGGCTCCTGGGCCACCACCGCCCGCGCGCTGCGCCGGGCCCTGGAGGATTCCGGCATCACCTTCGTCAAGCTCGGCCAGAACCTCTCGGCGCGCTCGGACCTGCTGCCGGAGGAGGTCATCCGGGAGCTGTCCCGGCTGCAGTCCGAGGTGGCCCCCGAGCCGTGGGGGTCCATCCGCGGGGCCCTGTCGCGCTCGCTGGGCCGGGACCCCCTGGAGGTGTTCGACTGGGTGGACGAGCAGCCGTTGGCCGCCGCGTCCGTGGCCCAGGTGCACCGGGCGCGGCTGCGGGACGGCACGGAGGTGGTCCTCAAGGTCCAGCGCCCCGGCGCGGTCGAGGAGGTCACGCGGGACACGGACATCGTGGTGCGGATCTGCCGCTGGCTGCAGCACAACACCACGTGGGGCAAGTCCCTGAGGATCCTGGACCTGGGCCGCGGCTTCACCCGCTCCCTGGCCGAGGAGCTGGACTACCACGGGGAGGCGGCGAACATGCGGGACATGGCCGCGGCCCTGTCCGGCCACAACATCGCCGTGCCGGCCGTGTACCCCGAGTACTCCTCGCGCCGGCTGCTCGTCATGGACTACCTGCCCGGAACGCCCGTGGGCCGCGCCGGCCCGCGACTGGACGCCCTCGGCCCCTCCGTGCGGCGCCGGCTGGCCCGCGAGCTGGCCACCTCCGTGATGCGCCAGATCATGGACGACGGCATCTTCCACGCCGACCTGCACCCGGGCAACGTCATGCTGTTGGGCGAGGCGCAGTACACGCGGCTGGGGCTGCTGGACTTCGGCTCGGTCGGCCGGCTCGACCCCCGCTCCCAGCAGCAGCTCGTCATGGTCTTCGCCTCGATCGAGCGCAACGACGCCCGCCTGCTCTCCGACGCGCTCGTGGAGCTGCTCGGCCGCCCGGACCAGCTCGACGACCGGCACCTCGAGCGCGAGGTGGGCGAGCTGCTGGTGCGCTACCGCGGCGGGCTGCGCGGCGGCTCGGCCTCCCGGCTGTTCGGCTCGCTGATGCGGCTGATCCTGGACCACCGCTTCGCCGTGCCCAAGGAGGTGGCGGCGGCCCTGCGCTCGCTCGGCGGCATGGAGGGCACCCTGAAGCTCATCGACCCGGAGCTGGAGGTCGTGGAGGCCGCCCGCGAGCTGGGCGCGGAGATGCTCCGGGACCGGTTCTCCCCCGGCTCGCTCAAGGACACGGCGACGACGGCCCTGCTGGACGTGCTGCCGATCGCCGCCCAGCTGCCCCGCCGGGTCAACCGGATCGCCGACGACCTGCAGGCCGGGCGGCTGTCCGTCAACGTCCGGCTGCTGGGCGACCGGGACGACCGCCGCTACGTCACGTGGCTGTTCCAGCAGGTGGTCGTGTCCATCCTCGCCGGGTTCTGCGTGCTCGGCGGGATCGTGCTGCTCGCCTTCGGCGAGGGCGGCCCCGCCATGACGACCTACATGACGTGGCACACCGCGTTCGGCTACATCGTGCTGTTCGCCGGGTTCGTGCTGTCCCTGCGCACCGTGGCCCTCGTGATGCAGCGCCCCGGCCCCGAGGAGACCCCGGAGTAG
- a CDS encoding rhodanese-like domain-containing protein, translated as MSMFETVGVRDVPEDAAILDVREDDEFTLGRAAGALHIPLGQLPDRIEELDPDTDYYVICRTGGRSMRAADFLVARGYSAVNVAGGSGAWLESGRPMEADGGAEPTVK; from the coding sequence ATGAGCATGTTCGAAACCGTGGGTGTCCGCGACGTCCCCGAGGACGCCGCCATCCTGGACGTCCGGGAGGACGACGAGTTCACCCTCGGCCGCGCCGCCGGGGCCCTCCACATCCCGCTCGGCCAGCTGCCGGACCGGATCGAGGAGCTCGACCCGGACACCGACTACTACGTCATCTGCCGCACGGGCGGGCGCTCGATGCGCGCCGCCGACTTCCTCGTCGCGCGCGGCTACTCCGCCGTCAACGTGGCCGGCGGGTCCGGGGCGTGGCTGGAGTCCGGCCGTCCCATGGAGGCCGACGGCGGCGCCGAGCCGACCGTCAAGTGA
- a CDS encoding diacylglycerol kinase family protein: MPPELTVAVVALVLVLAALAFVVGLWTGHRRLRGRMEELHGRVVSLRGDVGTLPDRMAELTGHVEALDGQVSEMAEAPLIARALVHPRRVALVLNPIKAEADTVRERVAAAVREAGLPELEVYETTVEDPGQQMTRDAVAGGADVVIAAGGDGTVRFVAEELAGTETSLGVVPLGTGNLLARNLRFPLEDLDACINTALHGTARQIDSIDIKVETTDGTTVRNTFLVIAGAGVDAEVMGDTRDDLKVKAGWLAYGEAGMRHLPGSRKEISVSLDGGAPRRRKVRSVMVANCGELTAGMDFVPEARFDDGLLDVVMLSPRHVGDWIRIAAKTLTKSRHEIPVMETHQATRCRVVLHEPMAAQLDGDPIGEVRSIDARVRPDSLRILVPAADVPDSAAAPAMKPEAVPEEHA, from the coding sequence ATGCCCCCTGAATTGACCGTGGCCGTCGTGGCTCTCGTCCTCGTCCTCGCCGCCCTGGCCTTCGTCGTCGGGCTGTGGACCGGGCACCGCAGGCTGCGCGGCCGGATGGAGGAGCTGCACGGCCGGGTGGTCTCGCTGCGCGGGGACGTGGGCACCCTGCCGGACCGCATGGCGGAGCTCACCGGGCACGTGGAGGCCCTGGACGGCCAGGTCAGCGAGATGGCCGAGGCCCCGCTGATCGCCCGCGCGCTGGTGCACCCGCGGCGGGTGGCCCTCGTGCTCAACCCCATCAAGGCCGAGGCGGACACCGTGCGCGAGCGGGTGGCCGCCGCCGTGCGGGAGGCCGGGCTGCCGGAGCTGGAGGTCTACGAGACCACCGTGGAGGACCCCGGCCAGCAGATGACCCGGGACGCGGTGGCCGGCGGGGCCGACGTCGTGATCGCCGCGGGCGGGGACGGCACGGTGCGCTTCGTGGCCGAGGAGCTGGCCGGGACGGAGACCTCCCTGGGGGTCGTCCCGCTCGGCACCGGCAACCTCCTGGCCCGCAACCTCAGGTTCCCCCTCGAGGACCTCGACGCCTGCATCAACACCGCCCTGCACGGCACCGCCCGGCAGATCGACTCGATCGACATCAAGGTGGAGACCACGGACGGGACCACCGTGCGCAACACCTTCCTGGTGATCGCCGGCGCCGGCGTGGACGCCGAGGTCATGGGGGACACGCGCGACGACCTCAAGGTCAAGGCCGGCTGGCTGGCCTACGGCGAGGCCGGGATGCGCCACCTGCCGGGCTCCCGCAAGGAGATCTCCGTGTCCCTCGACGGCGGCGCCCCCCGGCGCCGGAAGGTGCGGTCCGTGATGGTCGCCAACTGCGGCGAGCTGACCGCGGGCATGGACTTCGTCCCGGAGGCCCGGTTCGACGACGGGCTGCTGGACGTGGTCATGCTCTCCCCCCGGCACGTGGGCGACTGGATCCGCATCGCCGCCAAGACGCTGACGAAGTCCCGCCACGAGATCCCCGTCATGGAGACCCACCAGGCCACCCGCTGCCGCGTGGTGCTGCACGAGCCGATGGCCGCGCAGCTGGACGGGGACCCGATCGGCGAGGTCCGCTCGATCGACGCCCGGGTCCGCCCCGACTCGCTGCGGATCCTGGTCCCGGCCGCCGACGTGCCGGACTCCGCGGCCGCGCCGGCCATGAAGCCCGAGGCCGTCCCGGAGGAGCACGCCTGA
- a CDS encoding amidase, translating to MDDPARTPALTRWSALRLRDALAAGELSATEATRHFLEVTERRNPQLGAFISVAPEAALARAAELDEHFARRGPVGALHGVPLAFKDLVDVAGMRTTFGSRVAVDAAPATEDDPLAATVHAAGAVSTGKTTVPEFGLPCHSENLISAPARNPLDPERTAGGSTGGGAAAVAAGMLPFAPGNDGGGSVRIPAAACGLVGLKPGRGAVPTDRQEDSVRNLSVSGPLARTAADAALLYDAMLGGPRGEGRSLARALRAEPDRLRIGVSTASPFSPDLEITLARPAVDALTAAAAALDRDGHEVAEAALRLAPGYHADFRAVWTAGLLEAPLPEGAEQRMGPLAAYFLELARRRPAEELAAAVQRLTAWAADARRQLAAHDVVLTPVLAFAPPRIGTFTALPPAQDYELQCRFTPYTSMVNVMGLPAVAVPVLVDDDGLSWSVQAIGRPGTEGPLLALAARMEHLLGRAGLVTGSPPR from the coding sequence ATGGACGACCCGGCCCGCACCCCCGCGTTGACCCGGTGGAGCGCCCTGCGGCTGCGCGACGCCCTGGCCGCCGGGGAGCTCTCGGCCACGGAGGCCACGCGGCACTTCCTGGAGGTCACCGAACGGCGCAACCCCCAGCTGGGGGCCTTCATCTCCGTGGCCCCGGAGGCGGCCCTGGCCCGTGCCGCGGAACTGGACGAGCACTTCGCGCGGCGGGGCCCGGTGGGCGCCCTGCACGGCGTGCCGCTGGCCTTCAAGGACCTCGTGGACGTGGCCGGGATGCGCACCACCTTCGGTTCCCGGGTGGCCGTGGACGCGGCGCCGGCCACCGAGGACGACCCGCTGGCCGCCACGGTGCACGCCGCGGGGGCGGTGTCCACGGGCAAGACGACCGTGCCCGAGTTCGGCCTGCCCTGCCACTCCGAGAACCTCATCTCGGCGCCCGCCCGCAACCCCCTGGACCCCGAGCGCACCGCGGGCGGGTCCACGGGCGGCGGCGCGGCCGCCGTCGCCGCCGGGATGCTGCCCTTCGCCCCCGGCAACGACGGCGGCGGGTCCGTCCGCATCCCCGCCGCGGCGTGCGGGCTGGTCGGCCTGAAGCCCGGCCGGGGCGCGGTGCCGACCGACCGGCAGGAGGACTCGGTGCGCAACCTGTCCGTGTCCGGCCCCCTGGCGCGCACCGCCGCGGACGCCGCGCTGCTCTACGACGCGATGCTCGGCGGCCCCCGCGGGGAGGGCCGCAGCCTGGCCCGGGCGCTGCGGGCGGAGCCGGACCGGCTGCGGATCGGCGTCTCCACCGCCTCCCCGTTCTCCCCCGACCTGGAGATCACCCTGGCCCGGCCCGCCGTCGACGCCCTCACCGCGGCCGCCGCCGCGCTGGACCGCGACGGCCACGAGGTGGCGGAGGCGGCCCTGCGCCTGGCGCCCGGCTACCACGCGGACTTCCGCGCGGTGTGGACCGCCGGGCTCCTGGAGGCGCCGCTGCCCGAGGGGGCGGAGCAGCGGATGGGCCCGCTCGCGGCCTACTTCCTGGAGTTGGCCCGGCGACGCCCCGCCGAGGAGCTGGCGGCGGCCGTGCAGCGGCTGACCGCCTGGGCGGCGGACGCGCGCCGGCAGCTCGCCGCGCACGACGTGGTGCTGACGCCCGTGCTGGCCTTCGCCCCGCCGCGGATCGGCACGTTCACCGCGCTGCCGCCGGCGCAGGACTACGAGCTGCAGTGCCGGTTCACGCCGTACACGTCCATGGTCAACGTCATGGGGCTGCCGGCCGTCGCGGTGCCGGTGCTCGTGGACGACGACGGACTGAGCTGGTCCGTGCAGGCGATCGGCCGGCCCGGCACGGAGGGACCCCTGCTGGCCCTGGCCGCGCGGATGGAGCACCTGCTGGGCCGGGCGGGACTCGTCACCGGCTCCCCGCCCCGGTGA
- a CDS encoding Gfo/Idh/MocA family protein — MTVRIALVGAGSVGRRHVDVLHRLGGARVVSVTDAHAPAAEALASELGAAAFADAEEALDAVAVDAVYVCVPPFAHGPAEHAALDRGRPLFVEKPVGLGLEVAEQVAARVEATGVVTGTGYHWRCLDTARRARRLLEDAPPLLANGYWLDKRPPVPWWGRTDRSGGQIIEQATHVLDTARYLLGEVEEVYAAGVNVPPADADDAWGDVDDATATTLRFRSGAVATLAATSALPGRHRAALHVVSRGRYLEVSEESLTVHAGIERHEHVRSEDPRLVVDREFLEAVRGERESTRVPYGEALRTHRLACAIAESARTGVPVRLGLRA; from the coding sequence ATGACCGTCCGCATCGCCCTGGTCGGGGCCGGCTCGGTGGGCCGGCGCCACGTCGACGTGCTGCACCGCCTGGGCGGCGCCCGCGTCGTGAGCGTCACGGACGCGCACGCGCCCGCCGCCGAGGCGCTCGCGTCCGAGCTCGGGGCCGCGGCCTTCGCCGACGCCGAGGAGGCCCTCGACGCCGTGGCGGTGGACGCCGTCTACGTCTGCGTTCCCCCGTTCGCCCACGGCCCGGCCGAGCACGCCGCCCTGGACCGCGGCAGGCCGCTGTTCGTGGAGAAGCCCGTGGGCCTGGGCCTGGAGGTGGCCGAGCAGGTCGCGGCCCGGGTGGAGGCCACCGGCGTGGTCACGGGCACGGGGTACCACTGGCGCTGCCTGGACACGGCCCGGCGGGCCCGGCGGCTGCTGGAGGACGCGCCGCCGCTGCTGGCCAACGGGTACTGGCTGGACAAGCGCCCCCCGGTGCCGTGGTGGGGACGGACCGACCGCTCCGGCGGGCAGATCATCGAGCAGGCCACGCACGTGCTCGACACCGCCCGGTACCTCCTGGGCGAGGTCGAGGAGGTCTACGCCGCCGGCGTGAACGTCCCGCCGGCGGACGCGGACGACGCCTGGGGTGACGTCGACGACGCCACGGCGACCACCCTCCGCTTCCGGTCCGGGGCCGTGGCGACCCTGGCCGCCACCTCCGCGCTGCCGGGCCGTCACCGGGCCGCCCTGCACGTGGTCAGCCGCGGGCGCTACCTCGAGGTCTCCGAGGAGTCGCTGACCGTCCATGCCGGGATCGAGCGGCACGAGCACGTCCGCAGCGAGGACCCGCGGCTCGTGGTGGACCGGGAGTTCCTCGAGGCCGTGCGCGGGGAACGCGAGTCCACGCGGGTGCCCTACGGCGAGGCCCTGCGCACCCACCGCCTCGCCTGCGCCATCGCCGAGTCGGCCCGGACCGGTGTCCCCGTGCGGTTGGGACTGCGGGCGTGA
- the pheA gene encoding prephenate dehydratase codes for MSATDAGPAAGGGRPRYVFLGPEGTFTEAALRQVPGVDGARCEPVGSVITALGRVRDGSADFAVVPIENSVEGGVTATLDDIAGGDPLQIRREILVPISFVLVGRRDMELSAVRSVATHSHGWAQVRNWAAAHIPQAEFIPASSTAAGARGLLDPETGYDAAVCAPLVAAQTGLPVLASAIEDTAGAVTRFVLVSRPGTLPAPTGSDKTTVVVPLPDDHPGALMDILEQFAARGINLSRIESRPTGAGLGSYFFSIDLEGHLAEERVSAALAALYRIIPQIRFLGSYPRADHRRYVVRPDVTDEAYRTGQRWVQGLLGRADAS; via the coding sequence GTGAGCGCGACCGACGCCGGCCCGGCCGCCGGGGGCGGACGCCCCCGGTACGTCTTCCTGGGTCCCGAGGGAACCTTCACCGAGGCGGCGCTGCGCCAGGTCCCGGGCGTCGACGGCGCCCGGTGCGAGCCCGTGGGCTCGGTCATCACCGCGCTCGGCCGGGTCCGCGACGGCTCGGCCGACTTCGCGGTGGTGCCGATCGAGAACTCGGTGGAGGGTGGCGTGACGGCCACGCTCGACGACATCGCCGGCGGGGACCCCCTGCAGATCCGCCGGGAGATCCTCGTGCCCATCAGCTTCGTGCTGGTGGGGCGCCGGGACATGGAGCTGTCCGCGGTCCGGTCCGTGGCCACCCACAGCCACGGCTGGGCGCAGGTGCGCAACTGGGCCGCCGCGCACATCCCGCAGGCCGAGTTCATCCCCGCCTCCTCCACGGCGGCCGGCGCGCGCGGGCTGCTGGACCCGGAGACGGGCTACGACGCCGCGGTCTGCGCCCCGCTCGTGGCCGCGCAGACGGGGCTGCCCGTGCTGGCCTCCGCGATCGAGGACACCGCCGGGGCCGTGACCCGGTTCGTGCTCGTCTCCCGGCCCGGGACGCTGCCGGCGCCGACGGGCTCGGACAAGACCACCGTCGTCGTGCCCCTGCCGGACGACCACCCCGGCGCCCTGATGGACATCCTCGAGCAGTTCGCCGCCCGCGGGATCAACCTCTCCCGCATCGAGTCCCGGCCCACGGGCGCGGGCCTGGGCAGCTACTTCTTCTCGATCGACCTCGAGGGCCACCTCGCCGAGGAGCGGGTCTCCGCCGCGCTCGCGGCGCTGTACCGGATCATCCCGCAGATCCGGTTCCTCGGCTCCTACCCGCGCGCCGACCACCGCCGGTACGTGGTGCGCCCGGACGTCACGGACGAGGCCTACCGCACCGGCCAGCGGTGGGTGCAGGGACTGCTGGGGCGCGCGGACGCCTCCTGA
- the serS gene encoding serine--tRNA ligase, whose translation MIDVKHLTENPDLYRASQRARGADESLVDQMLSADATRRSSIAAFEELRAEQKAFGKRVAAAQGEEKQALLAEVKDLAARVKAAEAESGRAQAELDRLQRVFPNLVEDGVPAGGEDDFAVLKTVGSARDFAAEGFTPRDHLEIGELIGAIDMERGAKVSGSRFYFLKGVGARLEIALLQMGLDLAVQAGFIPMITPTLVRPETMQGTGFDVEHDDEIYKLERDDMYLVGTSEVALAGYHADEILELGAEPVRYAGWSTCYRREAGAAGKDTRGIIRVHQFNKLEMFIYATQDQAVAEHRRLLDWEEQMLAKVELPYRVIDTAAGDLGMSAARKFDCEAWVPTQGTYRELTSTSNCTTFQARRLNIRERLVNDDGSKAGTRMVATLNGTLATTRWLVAILENHQNPDGSVTVPAALRPYLGGLEVLPVL comes from the coding sequence GTGATCGACGTCAAGCACCTCACCGAGAACCCGGACCTCTACAGGGCCTCGCAGCGCGCCCGCGGCGCCGACGAGTCCCTCGTGGACCAGATGCTGTCCGCCGATGCCACCCGCCGGTCCTCGATCGCCGCGTTCGAGGAGCTGCGCGCCGAGCAGAAGGCCTTCGGCAAGCGCGTGGCCGCCGCCCAGGGCGAGGAGAAGCAGGCGCTGCTGGCCGAGGTCAAGGACCTGGCCGCCCGGGTCAAGGCCGCCGAGGCCGAGTCCGGCCGGGCGCAGGCCGAGCTGGACCGGCTCCAGCGGGTCTTCCCGAACCTCGTCGAGGACGGCGTGCCCGCCGGCGGCGAGGACGACTTCGCGGTGCTCAAGACCGTGGGCTCCGCCCGCGACTTCGCCGCGGAGGGCTTCACCCCGCGCGACCACCTGGAGATCGGCGAGCTGATCGGCGCGATCGACATGGAGCGCGGCGCCAAGGTGTCCGGCTCCCGGTTCTACTTCCTCAAGGGCGTGGGGGCCCGGCTCGAGATCGCCCTCCTGCAGATGGGCCTGGACCTGGCCGTGCAGGCCGGGTTCATCCCGATGATCACCCCCACGCTCGTGCGCCCGGAGACGATGCAGGGCACTGGCTTCGACGTGGAGCACGACGACGAGATCTACAAGCTCGAGCGGGACGACATGTACCTGGTGGGCACCTCCGAGGTGGCCCTGGCCGGCTACCACGCGGACGAGATCCTCGAGCTCGGCGCGGAGCCGGTGCGCTACGCCGGGTGGTCCACGTGCTACCGCCGCGAGGCCGGGGCCGCCGGCAAGGACACCCGCGGGATCATCCGCGTGCACCAGTTCAACAAGCTGGAGATGTTCATCTACGCCACCCAGGACCAGGCCGTGGCGGAGCACCGCCGGCTGCTGGACTGGGAGGAGCAGATGCTGGCCAAGGTGGAGCTGCCCTACCGGGTCATCGACACCGCCGCCGGGGACCTCGGCATGAGCGCCGCCCGCAAGTTCGACTGCGAGGCGTGGGTGCCCACCCAGGGGACCTACCGCGAGCTGACCTCCACCTCGAACTGCACCACCTTCCAGGCCCGCCGGCTCAACATCCGCGAACGCCTGGTCAACGACGACGGCTCGAAGGCCGGCACGCGCATGGTCGCCACCCTCAACGGGACCCTGGCGACCACGCGCTGGCTCGTGGCCATCCTGGAGAACCACCAGAACCCGGACGGCTCCGTGACGGTCCCCGCCGCGCTGCGCCCCTACCTCGGCGGCCTCGAGGTGCTGCCCGTCCTCTGA